Within the Arachis duranensis cultivar V14167 chromosome 10, aradu.V14167.gnm2.J7QH, whole genome shotgun sequence genome, the region CTTGGTTGCCTAAATATTTTTCTGATAACGAAAGTTGGATTATTTTCTTGTCCTATCAGATCTCCAACTTTGTCATCGGCCTCTACTTTTTGAGTGTGGTGAACAAGTTTGGCATCAGCTCTGTTTACTTGGGGTTCTCGGGCGTTTGCATTCTCGCTGTCTTGTACATAGCAGGTAACGTGGTGGAAACAAAGGGTCGATCTTTGGAGGAAATAGAACGTGCCCTCAGTCCGACGAATTGAAAATCTTCCATAAGGTGCATGTGGTCATAATTACAATGCTGCTCATGGAATTGTTTTGCCTTTAGAACTGATGCTAGCTTTCTTTACTCAATGGTCATCATCTTGCCTGGCGAGCCGGTCGGCTGCTAGTAGTTTATTGTTGCCAAGTTTCAGTCGTGAAAATATGGGAATGATATGTGAGCTATGGTCAAGCGTCTGTACTTTGTATCTATTTTGGAACTGAAATTTTGTCTAGAATGTATGTTTGGTAGATATTGTCAAGAACCTTCTCAGTTTCTCGCTTCAATTTATCAGGGTTGAATAAGATTCCTCTAGCCTTTAGAGTTTCCTTTGATGTAATAAGCCATGATGTTGGCACTAATTGTACACTTCTCTTTCTGGAAGCAATAAGTTTAGAGGTTTCTTGGATTTCCAAGTTTATCAAACTCTCAAGTTCAGACCCTGAATCAAGTTTACGTgttaaattcaataattcaaATTTACCGAAAATCCATAACTTCAGGTAACCTTTTGAGTTAGATAAGAAACTACTCCAACTTTCCCTTTGCATTTGAATGAGGATGTTTTCAAATAAGTCCCTAAGGAATTTCGTATTGGATGATTTTGTcccttgaaaaattttattacgtCGAGGTCCTTGAACTTCacaaaaataagatatataagTTTCTATCTTAGTCAATTCCGTTGTTTTCACTTAGACAAATAAGTCctcaaaaatgtgataaaaGGACTTTTATATCTTACTTTTATAAAGTTTAGGAACCTcaatgtaataatttttttttggaaatgaAAACGTCTTATTCAAAATTTCTTAAGGACCTATTTAAGTATATACTCCATTTGAATATATTGATATAAGAATGTACACAAAATAATAGTAACAgatcaaagaaataaaaatgatatgCCAAAAGATTGTAGTGTTTGAACTCTGATCAACCAAATAAACCTAAAGTTGCCAAATAGCAATTTAATCTGTAGTCTGAGATCCACTCCACTTGATAAAGGGATTCAGTTAACTAGCTTATACTACTGTTTACCAAGATTTAGCCATCAAGGTATTTTAAAGGTTTACAATTTCTCATTTCAGATTAATCATAAAGCATCTGAATCTGTAGGGGTTGTTAGATTCATCACTCAAGTATCTGAATTTTTGGAGGTATAAAATTTGCACTACAAGTTTTCTATTCCGGTCTCCTTTTATCAAAATTCATCTGACAAACAATCCCTTAGTGGACAATGCTCCTGCACAATGATAATCTAGTAGTATGGATTTTGGAGTAAACAGGTTATGTAAGATTAGCAGAGATGTTGTATAATCCTTTACAGAACTTCAGCATGACATTGATGTGTTCATGGGTACATTATACAATGTCAGATCATATGCTAATATAACTAGTTATAATTCCTTATAAGGTAATTAGCTCTGTCATCTATCTTCTTTACAAGCTATAACGAATCCAGCTTTGTCAACTTATCAAGCCTCCAAACATGAAATTTTGATTTTCCCTTTATCCTACTATTCTGTTTTCTGCATGCACAGCACAACATGAGCACTTACTTACAGGTCTTTTTACCAAATACTCAACCCatgtttaaatattttgaagaaattCCATGGAATCCTCCTCACAGCAGTTCCATGGTGATATCTACATGTTGGACTTCCTCTCCCACCTTTCCTTGGTGTCAAGCCTACAAATATCAATAACAGACACCAACTAAGATTCTGAACTGTTCAAGTATCACAAATAAAACTACATGTTCTGAACACAATTATagcaattttttttggtttgaaaCAACCCATAAACACAAACAAAAATTGTCTTTAACGTTTTGTTTGAAATGAGAAACAAAGGCAGAGATAGTGTGTCACTAGACAAAAAATTCTTGTACTTTCTGTATCTCCAAAAAAGAAGAGGTGATGAAGAGTTGAAGACAGAACACTATGACAAAAATTTCGTGTGTTTTCTGACACTCTCCCACGCCACTACCGAACAAAATACAAATGTAATTTGTGTCTCTTTCTCTTAAATCTGATGCTTCTGAATATTGTTTTACAGAAATTAACAGTCACTCAATAACCTGATTTGATTAATATTGGACTACATGAATCTGTTATCTTAATTTGATATGAGAGATTTTTAAGAGTATCAATAATAGAATTATTCCCTAGATTACAGTTAATGCTCACTTTGGTCCTTGTAGGTACACATGTGAATCATTTTGGTTTTTGTAGATTTTGATAGGTCAAAACAGTCCTTATGAGTAACACAAGTTAATTCCTCAAGAGACTCCACTGATTTGACCCACATTTGCTACCTACAGAAACTATTttgatttatcaaaatttaaaggaCCAAAATAACTAGTGGGTGTACCTATTACTAAGTACTAACTCTTAAGGATAAAAAGGGGCAAATTGAAACCAAAGAACTGAATGAGTATTACTAAGTACCAATTAAGCTCAATTAACCAAAGTGGAGTTAGAGTTATACCCCCAATGCAACTTTTGTTTCTTTGGTGCAGAAACCAGAGAGGTATTACTATTATCTTTCGAGTCCTTATCATTTTTTCTGGTAGCAAAAGCATCACATTTCAAGGGGCATGATGATTCTTTGACATCAACTTGTAAATCTTCAGTTCCACTTTTTTGGCTTCTTGAATGATCATTACCTTGAGAAGTCTTAGCATCATCTACAAAACCCAAAGGTGGAAgttaaaaataacagaaaattcaaaataagaGTGAAGGATTAACTATTTTTCGCAAGTtactaactaaaattaattactcacaAGTCCCTCTCAATTGAAAATAACTAACAAAACAGCACAACACCATGCACATGAAAAATTACAATAGGAACCTTTCAGTTTCGCTTTGAACTTTGATTTGGACTTCAATTGTAAGCGCTTCTTGTGCAGTTCCTATACCATTTGAAAGCAAATACACTGTAAATATCAATGCAAAGGGAAGAAAAACAACCCAGATCCTAGACCGTTGGAAAACGTCAAATTTTCGCAATGGTTTTCGAATGTTGAAAAATctcagaaaagaaaattaaagtgaataccCACACGAAACTTGGATAGCTGATCTTGGGTGACACCTTTGGCGCTGAAATTGGGTCGCAGGCATGGTGATGATGCGATTGCTGCTTCTCTTCTTcgctcctcttcttctttttccatgGCTGCCTCTCTTTGCTCTTCCCGTCTCTATTTGATTTTTCGGTCATGCAGGGTcaagattaatattttttaccgtggaaaaaataaataaaacaaaataaatacattatgagatttcctttattttttggTCAATGacacaaaataaaagatttaaacacaaaaaatataatataaaccttatttttcttttttttttggtttttaaaatgattaaaaatacataattaattaacGAGTGGAAACTTAGGTGCAATCGagttcacgtgaagttgatacttgagagtcgttagatgagttgactgatttgactaaattttcatctaacaccTCTCAGATattaacttcatgtgaagtcAACTTCTCCTAAGTTTTCACTTTAATTAACAATATCTGCATGTTTTATACAGATGTAATGATAATTTGGtgtaaaaatagttttatgCCAAGATTTACATTAAGTTGTTTTTTATGAAACTTTTTTATACTATAGATAGAGAAATTTAAATCTGCAATCAATTAACTTTTAAATCACTACATCTATTATTATGATCACTGTAATTACAATTTTTACTATTACGTATTTCCGGAAAGACAATCATAATGGCAAAAAGCTATTTTCAACcaaatgttaaaataattttattataaaaaaggtaaaaatataaaacacaaccatcttaaattcttaatacagtttaagaaaagtttttttttcgagttatctttttttaaaagatcttattgagaagtaaaagtaattttatgtttggatatcttatgtaaaaaggtctttttatctatcaattatgtttgagtataacaatataaaagtacctttttgtttatttattacatgaaaaacatctttttttttaagaaaaaaagatcttttaaaaaaagatgtaaattacagcttctcaaaaaagatctttttttattttactagtacttttacttttactactagaaatttgacaaatacgttaaaaaataaaaaaagatcttttttcattaaaaatatatcatttttttaacaaaataatgacgTCCAAACATGCACTAAATCTTTCAACTTTTTGTAACACATGCTGAAGCTAAATAAATCATTCTTAATCGATTGGATTTGCAACTTAAAATAGATTTATGAAAGTTGAGGTTGAATGGAATCAAATGATCATGTTATTCATTTGAGCATCTCCACCAACCTAAATTTGTTGATTGGTCGGACAATTTTGACCCCAGcttatataaaaaattcataataattcatatttttcttcaatcataattcataactaagaaAGTGgttgttcttttctttcttttttccaaaAACGTTGCTTGGTGTAGTTGGTACTCACTCACCTCTTTGTCTTGGCATACCAAATTCACCTCTATTTAATATCTTTCTACTTTCTCATTTTCTCCCACATACACCACACCTTAGATTTTCTCTGATTCTATTCGAATTTCAATAAAACCAGGTTTGCATTAAAcctactctttttctttcttttttttgtttttgtttttgtattttatgtgCACTTTAGTTAGTATATGATTGATTGATGGTAGAAGTGAGTGATCATGATTCATGAACCTATCTTCTTTAGTTTGTGTTGTGGTTTTCTGAGAAATCTATAAGATAGTGTTGTTGATGATCTGGGTTTTACTTCTAGTTTCTCGCTTATCATGCCATTATTATTAATGATGTTGgatcatttttttttgtggtaCTAGTTTTCATTTTTGCATGCAGCTCTTTCAACTTGGTTGCTGAATAATTTTTGTAAAGAATTAGAAATAtttgagaaacaaaaaaaaattgcaggACTGTTATTCACATATATGTACAAATTTAAGGAAACAAGTACCTTTTCTGGGGATAAAGTAATCTGTTGTGATTCTTGGAACTAGAAGATTCCTCTTTCTCCATACATATTTATTCTTGGAATATGCTTAATCTATTTACACTTTACAGCTCATGTTCTTCAGAAATTAGAACCTCATgctgttttctttcttcttttatgaTTCTTTTCTGGAGTGAATTATTAACCATCATTGAACAGGAAACAAAAAATGGCTCCACCGAAGACGAGAATAGGGCTTGCAGGGCTTGCTGTAATGGGGCAAAATCTTGCTCTCAACATAGCTGAGAAGGGCTTTCCCATTTCAGTATACAACAGAACCACATCCAAGGTTGATGAGACTGTGGAACGAGCGAAGCAGGAAGGAAATCTTCCTGTTTACGGCTACCATGACCCCGAATCCTTTGTTCAGTCCATTCAGAAGCCTAGGGTCATAATAATGCTGGTTAAGGCCGGTGCACCCGTGGACCAAACCATTAAGACCCTTTCGGGATACTTGGAGAAAGGGGACTGCATCATTGATGGTGGTAATGAATGGTATGAGAACactgagagaagagagaaagctATGGCTGAATTAGGCCTTCTCTACCTTGGGATGGGAGTTTCGGGTGGCGAGGAGGGTGCTCGCAATGGTCCCTCTTTGATGCCTGGTGGTTCCTTTGAGGCCTACAAATACATAGAAGACATTCTTCTCAAAGTGGCAGCTCAAGTCCCCGACAGCGGCCCATGTGTGACATATGTTGGTAAAGGTGGATCCGGTAACTTTGTTAAGATGATCCATAATGGAATTGAATATGGTGATATGCAACTAATCGCCGAGGCTTATGATGTGCTAAAATCCGTCGGGAAGTTATCAAATGAGGAACTACAAAATGTCTTTGCAGAATGGAACAGGGGAGAACTCCTGAGCTTCCTGATTGAAATCACTGCAGATATATTTGGAATTAAGGATGATAAAGGAGATGGATATCTGGTTGACAAGGTTCTCGACAAAACCGGCATGAAAGGAACCGGTAAGTGGACTGTCCAGCAAGCTGCTGAGTTATCAGTTGCTACACCCACGATTGAGGCTTCTTTGGATGCTAGGTTCCTTAGTGGATTCAAGGAGGAAAGAGTTGAAGCTGCAAAGGTGTTCAAATCCGGTGGTTTTGGCGATATCTTGAGTGATCAACCAGTAGACAAGCAGAAGCTGATTGATGATGTTAGGAAGGCTCTTTATGCTGCAAAAATCTGTAGTTATGCACAGGGAATGAATCTGATCCGTGCCAAGAGTATCGAAAAGGGTTGGGATTTGAAGTTGGgtgaacttgccaggatctggAAAGGTGGTTGCATCATAAGAGCCATATTCTTGGACAGAATAAAAAAGGCATACGACAGGAATGCTAACCTCGCTAACCTCCTCGTGGATCCGGAGTTTGCGAAGGAGATCATCGATCGCCAATCGGCCTGGCGCAGAGTCGTGTGTCTTGCTATCAACTCGGGCATCAGCACGCCCGGTATGTCTGCTAGTCTTGCTTATTTCGACTCCTACAGAAGAGAGAGATTGCCTGCTAATTTAGTGCAAGCTCAGAGGGACTATTTTGGTGCACATACATACGAAAGGACTGACATTGAGGGATCTTTCCATACCGAGTGGTTCAAGCTTGCCAAACAGTCAAGAAGCTAGATTTCTGGTGCTTGTAATGTAATGTAATGCACTGCTTTGTGCTGAGTTCATCATgaataattgaattgaattgaagaaGCACTTTCAATTTCACTTTGTCTATGTTAATTGCTTGGGTGTTGTATGATTTGGTGATCCTTCTTCTGAATGTTTATGATTTGTCCCCGTTGGCTAAAGTCTTTTTAGTTTTCAggaaataattatcttttttctaATTGGTGTTTTTCACCCCTCCATTAGTGATAATTAGCTAGGTGCAAACTGTTTGGGGTAACAAAAACTTGTAGAGAAAATGACAAATTTGAATTTCTGTTTGGCTTGTGATTTGATTCTCAGCTGTCAACATTCAAAGTTCAAATAGTGAATCTCCTTTGAAATATAATCTGTCATTTCCAAGTTGAAATGATGCTGCATCCCTCCACTTTCAAGTTGTTCATCCCTGACAAATCTAAACACTTCTCTTCCTATACAAATATACTTCAACAACTTTCCAAAACAAACGGGTTGAAGGGTCTCCACCACCAAATCTTAGATAGGATCGTTAGTATGTAATCTATGAAAAGAGAAATTCTTCCATATTTCTAGGAAAATTTTTAATCCCAAAACATTATTAGGACACTGAATACTCTAAacctcataaaaaaataatagctattaattaattgtatatttaaattatttttttgattaaCAAAATAGAGAGATAACCCGTGTTATTTGTTAACAAAGTATTAATGTTTAAATGGTTGTGTATTAAATTATTCTAATCGTACTCCTATCCCATCTCCTACACAAATatttgtatttatgtataaatacatgtattatttaacttattttaatgtatattttgtatttcaatatGTATTCTATATATAAGTAATAATTTGGTGGCTGAAAATTTTTGTGTATGCGTAATATGGTTATATTCACATCAAGCATGGAAAATTGACTAAAATTGTGGCTAACCATAGAGAAGCAATAccaattttctgttttatttctttttcttaaacaATCTGAACATCattattcttttgaatttaaGAGAGAGGAAAATAATCAGTATAAATTAACAAGAGGAGGACTATGTACATTTTGAAGAGTGGTCATCAAGCCAAGAAATGATGTCACCAAAGACCTGATTTATTAGTTCATCAGGCTCTCCCTCAAGAAGAGAATGGTAAGCATCCTTGTAAAGTTTCAGTGTCTTGTCTGAACTTTTTGCTTTCTCAAACAAAGCTTTGCTCACTGATGGATCAGTCACAGTATCATTCTCCCCATGAAGGATTAATATTGGCAAAGAGACCTGTAAATTACAGCCATTAAAGGTGAAGATGAATTAATTTCATTGCAGTGCTCTCAACATGAGTAATTCCCGCATGCTCGTGAAGCACATTTAATGCATGCTTCTGGAGTAATAACAGCCATGCATtcttattttaactaatataaatGATAATGAGTGGTTATGGACTTATGGTTACTCCTGAAGAACAAATTAAATGTGCTCGAGGAGCATGCAAGTCTTTAATGCTATTGTATGCGGAAAAGAGGATGGAGAGAATGAAATTTCATATCTAAGCAGAGATTCAGTGGATCTAAGATCATTCTCAGTAATATAGTCTTGATGATCAAATATTAGGATAATAAGGCCCTGTTTGGTAATTGTCTTGTAAAAGAACACTGGGAGGCATACCAGTTTGAAAAAGAATACAGATACAAAATCAGATAGAATGTATATGTCTTGAGACAAAATTTGCCTAATATTTTATTCACCCAAAACTAGAAAAGGTAAAATCAGGGACAAATACACAATTTTTCaatcttatatttaaattttatatactgAGACACTAACCAAACAGGAAAGAAAATGTTGTAATCAAGCTTATTGACTCATGTGAGGCTGCTAGCTACAGAGTAAGGGGATTTCATTATTGACTCGTGGACCGATGTAatggttaaaaaatttacatGCAAAAGTACAGTTGGCTCTTATCTAGTGAGACGAAGGATTAAAAAGGAGATTGTTGAGTTGTAAGAAACATGGAAATGAATTCATTTGCCATCTTTCCTTTGACTTTTAGAGCAATTTAAACATGTGATAAGAGTAAATAACCCAAGAAACTAAAGTTTCCTTAGAAGAACCTATATCTATATTCAGCTACTCTAAGAAATCAAAGGGTGTTTTGAATACCTAGTTTAGAATTGCTTCACATTTGTTTCAACCATCTAAGTTtcttaaatatgattttttgctACTTGCTACATCTCACTGCCACAAATGCTCAAACTTCTGTTTTTGGTATATCAAGGAAAAATAATCCTACTTTGGACAATTATCTTAAAGCATATTCAAAATGAAACCACCAGATAGAGCATAAATTTCtgttatgaaataaaaaaaaggcgaagaagaacaagagataAACTAAGTCAAAATATACAGCAAGAAAGTGAGATCAATTGCCATGACTGTTAAacgtaaaaaattaatatcaagATCGTTAGGTAGAACATAGTGAAGAGGATATGAATTGGAGTTAAAAAGACAATACAAattcaagtaaaataaaaaagcttGCTTTCTACAGAGTAACTATTGCTTTTAGAAAACAGGTATCAGAGCCTGGCAGCAATTTCCATTGCCATAGATAATAAAAGTCATATTACAAATAGaaacatttttatttgattaccggatgaaaggtgaggaacaaggaagcttcctaagacgggtaggagaagaggcaaagtgaGATGGGAATGGAAGCACGAAAGAGATGTGGAGGAGATGGCAAAAGTTATTAcaagaacagcaaaagaaatatttggtgaatctaaaggaataggaccaagagacaaggagtcctggtggtggaatgcgagtatacaagaaaagataaagataaaaagggaatgctttaaagagtggtctttatgccgcaatgcaaataattgggaaaaatataaggcggctaagaaagagacaaaagtggctgtaagtgaagcaagaacaagagcatatgagggtctctaccagtctttgggcaTNNNNNNNNNNNNNNNNNNNNNNNNNNNNNNNNNNNNNNNNNNNNNNNNNNNNNNNNNNNNNNNNNNNNNNNNNNNNNNNNNNNNNNNNNNNNNNtgatgagtggagaaagagcaccttggtacctatctataagaataagggggatatacaaagttgcggaaattatagagggattaagcttatgagtcatactatgaagttatgggaaagggtgatagaacggaggttgagaaaagagacacaagtaacagataaccaatttggatttatgccagacagatctaccactgaagcgatatacctattaagaaggatgatggagaggtatcgtagtaataaaagggatctacacatggtgtttattgatttggaaaaagcgtatgatagggtaccaagggaggtcttatggaaggttttagcaaagaggagagtaaggatcgcatatattcgggcaattaaatacatgtatgatggggccacaactagtgtgaagactcaaggtggtgtgacagaggaattccctattggtataggattacaccaaggatcatccttaagtccatacattttcacattagtcttggaagtactcacagagcacatccaagagcctgtgccatggtgcatgctttttgccgatgatatcgtccttatgggagagtcaagggaagacctaaataagaagttggagttatggagaaaagctctagaagtgtatggtctgcgcataagccgtagcaagacggaatatatggaatgtaagttcagtctgagaagggaaaactccaatatagaggtgaaaatTTGAGAgaacatcctacgaaaagttaaaagttttaagtatcttgggtgcatcatacaggataatggagagattgaacatgatgtaaatcataggattcaagcaggttggtcaaaatggcggagtgcatctggttttatatgcgacaaaaaagtgcctttaaaacttaaatgtaaattctatcgcaccgctataagaccggctatgctgtatggtacggagtgttggacggctaaaggggagcacaaACATAAGctaagtgtggcagagatgaagatgttgagatggataagtggtcatacgcgattggataaaataaggaatgaagatataagggagagagttggagtagcacccattgtggaaaagatggttgaatcgcgtctcaggtggtttggacatgtgagaagaagaccgatagaacatccagtcaagagggtggatgagatggaagatggacagagggcgaaaggcagaggaagacctaagaagaccatccatgaggtggtcaaacgagatctacatgtaaacggtctctctgtagacaggatacatgacagagcacaatggcgtcgtttgattcatgtagccgaccccacttagtagGACAAGGCTTGGTTGTTGTTGTATATAACAAGACTCCTAGATCAACATTACTCCAACAAAGTAGGGTTCAAgcatgtcatttattttcaacactaaataatttttttccaaaTAGTCTACAAGCTAAGGATAGATTTGTTGAGACACTTAAACAACAAAGGCTAGACTGGTTTGAAAGTTGAAACTTACTTCTTCCAAACGATCGTCTATTTCTTGAGTAGTTCTGAGCATTTCTAAAGCAGTCCACAATCGTGGTTTATCCTTGTATGCAATAACATTATACGCTGTCTGTAGTGACATTAAAAAGGTGTCAAGAGATATTAACACATGTATTATGAAGAGAATTGGACAATAATGGAGTCAAAACTAGGAGCAGAAGGAAAGATGACATTAATAGATTATGCTGAATTGCAACATACAAAcctgttctttctttttcaactctCTGAAAGCTGCTTCTGCTAAATCCTTTTGTGGAACTAACTTCCTCTTCGGAAAAACATTGGCCATAGCAATCAACATCTGAGTGACCAACTTTGATGGAACCATGTCGTCTGCAATCTACACAGAGCTTCTGGTCAAAGAGAGATCATAACAAAGAGCACCAGAGCTCACCTAGTTGATTAAGcactcaataataataataataaaattactttaCACATAGGTGCAACAAGAACAGCACCATCCCAAGCCTTAGGTTGTTTCAGGTGCATCTTTAGTGCAACAGCACCACCCATTGATTGTCCAAATATGAAGGTACGAAGAGAATGAAACTCTGGATTTTCtgcaaaataataaatcaaatcttttGAATCAAAACTCTCAGTCTCAATGTTTTTAACTTGTTTCCAGCGtaaaatacatataacaatAAATTTGCAATTTCATAAATAATGAACTCTCATTATTTCCATGGTAAGGCAAACTGTTTCCAgcaagatatatttgaaaaagttaCGTACATGCCTTTGAACTGAAAATGAAACTATTGAAGAGGCTTATAAGTTTTCTTATTAGAAACACAAATCAAAGTTTACCAGTTCACTATTAATTCCTAGTGATTCAGTTTAGACAACTTCA harbors:
- the LOC107471427 gene encoding uncharacterized protein LOC107471427, whose translation is MEKEEEERRREAAIASSPCLRPNFSAKGVTQDQLSKFRELHKKRLQLKSKSKFKAKLKDDAKTSQGNDHSRSQKSGTEDLQVDVKESSCPLKCDAFATRKNDKDSKDNSNTSLVSAPKKQKLHWGLDTKERWERKSNM
- the LOC107471491 gene encoding 6-phosphogluconate dehydrogenase, decarboxylating 2, which produces MAPPKTRIGLAGLAVMGQNLALNIAEKGFPISVYNRTTSKVDETVERAKQEGNLPVYGYHDPESFVQSIQKPRVIIMLVKAGAPVDQTIKTLSGYLEKGDCIIDGGNEWYENTERREKAMAELGLLYLGMGVSGGEEGARNGPSLMPGGSFEAYKYIEDILLKVAAQVPDSGPCVTYVGKGGSGNFVKMIHNGIEYGDMQLIAEAYDVLKSVGKLSNEELQNVFAEWNRGELLSFLIEITADIFGIKDDKGDGYLVDKVLDKTGMKGTGKWTVQQAAELSVATPTIEASLDARFLSGFKEERVEAAKVFKSGGFGDILSDQPVDKQKLIDDVRKALYAAKICSYAQGMNLIRAKSIEKGWDLKLGELARIWKGGCIIRAIFLDRIKKAYDRNANLANLLVDPEFAKEIIDRQSAWRRVVCLAINSGISTPGMSASLAYFDSYRRERLPANLVQAQRDYFGAHTYERTDIEGSFHTEWFKLAKQSRS
- the LOC107471517 gene encoding caffeoylshikimate esterase isoform X2; amino-acid sequence: MALTPTKLRHPPELNELKEVIGIQRKRKKRKEDKLLFCSMKQQLPGVDAKLQKIADSNMDEAPARRRAREAFKDIQLNIDHILFKTPCDGLKMKESYEVNSRGIEIFCKSWLPEVSRPKATVFFCHGYGDTCTFFFEGIARKIALAGYGVFAMDYPGFGLSQGLHGYIPSFDGLVDDVIEHYSKIKENPEFHSLRTFIFGQSMGGAVALKMHLKQPKAWDGAVLVAPMCKIADDMVPSKLVTQMLIAMANVFPKRKLVPQKDLAEAAFRELKKKEQTAYNVIAYKDKPRLWTALEMLRTTQEIDDRLEEVSLPILILHGENDTVTDPSVSKALFEKAKSSDKTLKLYKDAYHSLLEGEPDELINQVFGDIISWLDDHSSKCT
- the LOC107471517 gene encoding caffeoylshikimate esterase isoform X3 yields the protein MKQQLPGVDAKLQKIADSNMDEAPARRRAREAFKDIQLNIDHILFKTPCDGLKMKESYEVNSRGIEIFCKSWLPEVSRPKATVFFCHGYGDTCTFFFEGIARKIALAGYGVFAMDYPGFGLSQGLHGYIPSFDGLVDDVIEHYSKIKENPEFHSLRTFIFGQSMGGAVALKMHLKQPKAWDGAVLVAPMCKIADDMVPSKLVTQMLIAMANVFPKRKLVPQKDLAEAAFRELKKKEQTAYNVIAYKDKPRLWTALEMLRTTQEIDDRLEEVSLPILILHGENDTVTDPSVSKALFEKAKSSDKTLKLYKDAYHSLLEGEPDELINQVFGDIISWLDDHSSKCT